The following are encoded together in the Desulfobacterales bacterium genome:
- a CDS encoding restriction endonuclease subunit S produces the protein MSAQSLKPGWKMVKFGEVVKNANLVERDPEGNGVERIVGLEHIDPGNLHIRRWNSPEDGTSFTRKFVMGQTLFGKRRAYQRKVAYAEFEGICSGDILAFEPKDNNILLPELLPFICQTDAFFDHALGTSAGSLSPRTSWKALKDFEFPLPPIEEQKRIAEILWAADEAVEQYEFTHKSAVQLLGAIRDSEICSKNYPWLKLGDVLLSIVAGKSVVGVNTPAETSGFGVLKISAVGPNGFEPGENKRLINPSNFISQYRVKKDSLLITRCNTTELVGRVCLTHQDQPNLMLCDKTLELVLDESKVNKLFIFEAFRSRSLRTQIMGCATGTGGAMKNISQQDIRSLSVPVPTLEKQDEIANKALAIGKRIRNIDKGLRLLRSLAKHLSDDLIY, from the coding sequence ATGAGTGCGCAGTCCCTGAAGCCCGGATGGAAGATGGTGAAGTTCGGTGAGGTGGTGAAAAACGCGAACCTTGTGGAGCGTGATCCCGAGGGTAATGGCGTCGAACGGATCGTTGGTCTGGAACACATTGATCCTGGAAATCTGCACATCCGCCGTTGGAATTCACCTGAAGACGGCACCTCGTTCACCCGCAAGTTTGTAATGGGGCAGACGCTTTTCGGCAAGCGCCGCGCTTACCAGCGCAAGGTGGCTTATGCCGAGTTTGAAGGCATCTGCTCGGGTGACATTCTGGCCTTTGAACCGAAGGACAATAATATACTTCTGCCGGAGCTGCTGCCGTTTATCTGCCAGACCGATGCCTTCTTCGATCATGCCTTGGGTACCTCGGCCGGTTCGCTATCCCCGAGAACCAGTTGGAAAGCGCTCAAGGATTTTGAATTCCCCCTCCCTCCCATTGAGGAGCAGAAGCGCATCGCCGAAATCCTCTGGGCGGCGGATGAGGCGGTGGAACAATACGAGTTTACCCATAAAAGTGCTGTTCAGTTGCTTGGGGCAATTCGCGACAGTGAGATATGTAGCAAAAATTATCCGTGGCTAAAACTTGGTGATGTCCTTCTCTCTATTGTTGCTGGAAAGAGCGTGGTCGGTGTTAATACACCTGCTGAAACAAGCGGCTTTGGTGTCCTTAAAATTAGCGCAGTCGGTCCAAACGGCTTTGAGCCCGGTGAAAATAAACGCCTGATAAATCCATCAAATTTCATTTCTCAATACAGAGTGAAGAAGGATTCATTGCTGATTACTCGCTGCAATACAACCGAGCTTGTTGGCAGGGTATGCCTCACACATCAAGACCAACCTAACTTGATGCTTTGCGATAAAACACTGGAACTCGTTTTGGACGAAAGCAAAGTAAATAAGCTTTTTATTTTTGAGGCTTTTCGCTCTCGTAGTTTGCGAACGCAAATCATGGGATGTGCTACAGGGACTGGTGGCGCAATGAAAAATATTTCGCAGCAAGATATACGATCACTGTCGGTTCCGGTTCCCACGTTAGAAAAGCAAGATGAGATTGCTAATAAAGCATTGGCCATAGGGAAGCGAATTAGAAATATCGATAAAGGGCTTCGTTTGTTACGGAGTTTAGCCAAGCATCTATCA